A window from Mycobacterium saskatchewanense encodes these proteins:
- a CDS encoding acyl-CoA dehydrogenase family protein — translation MDFQLSDEQSLLRDTTRELLSRTYDPESRNKIIASDLGWSREVWSQLADTGILGLGFDPDESGQNEIAVVLTEIGRRLAPEPVLHAALGPGAVIAQLGSAAQKELLDEVAAGHRLLAFAHQEAGHRRTTDTITTRAERQGDSWALTGTKNPVLAGDSADTLVVSAALPDGGSGLFLVDGDAPARHPYPTLDGQRGAQIDFDGTPAEPLGDATEVRDASAAISDAIVRIQSALCSEAVGAMEEALRLTTEYLKARKQFGVTLNKFQALTQRAADMYVSLELARSMSFYAAMSIADGNLDPLIASRAKLQIGRSGRHIAQEAIQLHGGIGMTAEYPVGHYAARLTAIEYTLGSSQDHLHVLIDRIGDYDLARL, via the coding sequence ATGGACTTTCAGCTGAGCGACGAACAAAGCCTGTTGCGGGACACCACCCGCGAGCTGCTGTCGCGCACCTACGACCCGGAGAGCCGCAACAAGATCATCGCCAGCGACCTCGGCTGGAGCCGCGAGGTCTGGAGCCAGCTCGCCGACACCGGCATCCTCGGCCTCGGCTTCGACCCCGACGAGTCGGGCCAGAACGAGATCGCGGTGGTGCTCACCGAGATCGGCCGGCGGCTGGCGCCCGAACCCGTCCTGCACGCCGCGCTCGGGCCCGGTGCGGTGATCGCGCAGCTGGGCAGCGCCGCGCAAAAGGAGCTCCTCGACGAGGTCGCGGCGGGGCATCGGCTGCTCGCCTTCGCCCACCAGGAGGCCGGCCACCGCAGAACCACCGACACCATCACCACTCGGGCCGAGCGGCAAGGCGATTCGTGGGCGTTGACCGGCACGAAGAACCCGGTCCTGGCGGGCGACTCCGCCGACACGCTGGTGGTCAGCGCCGCGCTGCCGGACGGCGGCAGCGGGCTGTTCCTGGTCGACGGCGACGCGCCGGCGCGGCACCCCTATCCCACGCTCGACGGGCAGCGCGGCGCGCAGATCGACTTCGATGGCACGCCCGCCGAACCCCTCGGCGACGCCACCGAGGTGCGCGACGCCTCGGCCGCGATAAGCGACGCCATCGTCCGGATCCAGTCGGCGCTGTGCTCGGAAGCGGTCGGCGCGATGGAGGAGGCGCTGCGGCTGACCACCGAGTACCTCAAGGCGCGCAAGCAGTTCGGCGTCACCCTCAACAAGTTTCAGGCCCTCACCCAGCGCGCGGCCGACATGTACGTGTCGCTCGAGCTGGCCCGCAGCATGAGCTTCTACGCCGCGATGTCGATCGCCGACGGCAACCTGGACCCGCTCATCGCGTCGCGGGCCAAGCTGCAGATCGGCCGCTCGGGCCGGCACATCGCGCAGGAGGCGATCCAGCTGCACGGTGGCATCGGCATGACCGCCGAATACCCCGTCGGCCACTACGCGGCCCGGCTCACCGCGATCGAATACACCCTGGGCTCCTCGCAGGACCACCTGCACGTCCTGATCGATCGCATCGGCGACTACGACCTGGCGCGGCTCTAA
- a CDS encoding PPOX class F420-dependent oxidoreductase, with the protein MTGPAKLSDRVVSFLSAGTRTGMLGYVAADGRPLVAPVWFVVQDDQLVFNTGRETAKGRALTRDPRVVICVDDPHPPYSFVQVQGLATTSEDPQDLLDTATRIGARYMGADRGDEFGRRNAVPGELVVRVRPTKVNSAFDIAD; encoded by the coding sequence GTGACCGGGCCCGCGAAGCTCTCCGACCGGGTGGTCTCGTTCCTGTCGGCGGGCACCCGCACCGGGATGCTCGGCTACGTCGCCGCCGACGGCCGGCCGCTGGTGGCGCCGGTGTGGTTCGTCGTGCAGGACGATCAGCTGGTCTTCAACACCGGCCGGGAGACGGCGAAAGGCCGGGCGCTGACGCGTGATCCGCGGGTCGTGATCTGTGTCGACGATCCGCACCCGCCGTATTCGTTCGTACAGGTGCAAGGCCTGGCGACGACGAGCGAGGACCCGCAGGACTTGCTCGACACCGCGACCCGGATCGGCGCCCGCTACATGGGCGCCGACCGAGGCGACGAGTTCGGGCGGCGCAACGCCGTGCCCGGCGAGCTGGTGGTCCGGGTCCGGCCGACCAAGGTCAACTCGGCCTTCGACATCGCCGACTGA